The Candidatus Bathyarchaeia archaeon genome includes a region encoding these proteins:
- a CDS encoding phosphomannomutase/phosphoglucomutase codes for MYKSQKINILGLGPLIYEGCVKMISSNIFRAYDIRGIYGLDINEDVAKLIGKAIAAYAGDKYKTFVVGRDVRLSSKPLCDALVSGMISGGLNVEDIGVVTTPLLYFATKYYGMNGGVMISASHNPPEWNGFKILLDKGFICMGMGMEDLRDIALKGLFREMKPGTVKINPNAIKDYEEYISEKININEGFKIAVDPGGGSCTVLIPEIYERVNVNAHTIYGEPDGTFSKHPPEPNEETLRELRGLILERKADFGVGFDADGDRAIFIDDKGHVVPSNLILALLSKHYLSKNRGAAIVYEVSCSMTVEETIKAYGGKPILSRVGHTYIYDKMIRENAVLGGETSGHFYFRDVYCFDDAIYASLKVAEAISEDGRKLSEIIDSLPRYPQIPAKSYDCPDEKKFRVVDELAEEFNSLGYKTITIDGVKVITDDGWFLIRPSNTQPLIRLTVEGKDEEKLKKLASFAEESILRKIRESL; via the coding sequence TTGTATAAGTCACAGAAAATTAATATTTTAGGTTTAGGTCCCCTTATTTACGAGGGATGCGTAAAAATGATATCATCTAACATTTTTAGGGCTTATGATATACGTGGCATTTATGGTCTAGACATAAATGAGGATGTGGCCAAATTAATAGGGAAAGCTATAGCGGCATATGCTGGTGACAAGTATAAGACCTTTGTTGTCGGTAGGGATGTTAGATTGAGCAGTAAGCCTCTTTGTGATGCATTAGTAAGCGGGATGATTTCGGGAGGATTAAATGTTGAAGATATAGGTGTTGTGACAACGCCGCTACTATATTTTGCCACAAAATATTATGGTATGAATGGCGGAGTTATGATTTCAGCATCGCATAATCCACCAGAATGGAACGGATTCAAAATACTGCTTGATAAAGGGTTTATATGTATGGGTATGGGCATGGAGGATCTCAGAGACATAGCGCTTAAAGGTTTATTTAGGGAAATGAAGCCTGGAACCGTTAAAATTAACCCTAATGCCATAAAAGATTACGAGGAATATATTTCTGAGAAGATAAATATTAATGAAGGCTTTAAGATCGCTGTTGATCCAGGCGGCGGATCATGCACTGTACTTATACCGGAGATCTATGAGAGGGTTAATGTAAATGCTCATACGATATATGGTGAACCGGATGGAACATTCTCAAAGCATCCCCCTGAACCTAACGAGGAGACTCTAAGGGAGCTTAGGGGATTAATCCTAGAGAGAAAAGCTGATTTTGGTGTTGGCTTCGATGCGGATGGTGACAGAGCTATTTTTATTGATGATAAGGGGCATGTAGTTCCAAGCAACCTCATTTTAGCATTATTATCTAAGCATTACTTGAGTAAGAATAGGGGTGCAGCTATAGTTTATGAGGTTAGTTGTTCAATGACAGTCGAGGAGACCATAAAGGCTTATGGTGGAAAACCTATCTTAAGTCGCGTCGGGCACACGTATATTTATGATAAAATGATACGTGAGAACGCTGTTTTGGGCGGGGAGACAAGTGGACACTTCTATTTTAGGGATGTTTATTGCTTTGATGATGCGATATATGCAAGCCTTAAAGTCGCTGAAGCCATATCTGAAGATGGGAGAAAACTTTCAGAGATAATCGATTCTCTGCCAAGATACCCGCAGATACCAGCTAAGAGTTATGATTGCCCGGATGAGAAGAAGTTTAGGGTTGTTGATGAATTAGCGGAGGAATTCAATTCTCTCGGATATAAGACGATAACTATTGATGGGGTTAAAGTTATCACTGATGATGGATGGTTCCTTATAAGACCATCAAACACTCAGCCGCTAATAAGACTCACCGTTGAAGGTAAAGATGAAGAAAAGCTTAAAAAACTAGCTTCGTTCGCTGAAGAATCAATCCTTAGAAAGATTAGAGAGTCTCTATAA
- a CDS encoding mRNA surveillance protein pelota produces the protein MKILEKDYKHGRVTVLPEFLDDLWSLYNLIQKGDLAYARTTRVIRLGERYERPEKGRRISVVLGLKIEKVLWDRSLNRLRIHGIVCDAPEDIGALGSHHTLNITLNTPLTIIKEHWLNHHIEQLENAASRKTPPIIIISIDDEGYCIAVLRGFGLDIIAEEEVSLPGKYVEGERLRIINNMFKAALTALKNLISLVDNPLIVIGLGFIKDDFMRFLRENDPNIHSKIIDVKSVNSSGKAGIYEAMRSGILSKAIKHARIIEETSAVEEVLKRLGMGRGDVAYGLSEVEKASSLGAIEEILVTDEKLRESSEEEIATLENLMRNVESMNGKVKIISVEHEAGAKLRSLGGVAALLRFPIKTNRVL, from the coding sequence ATGAAGATTCTGGAGAAGGATTATAAGCATGGAAGAGTCACGGTTCTGCCAGAATTTCTTGATGATTTATGGTCTCTTTATAATTTAATTCAGAAGGGGGATCTCGCATACGCTAGAACAACCCGTGTGATTCGCCTAGGTGAGCGGTATGAGAGACCTGAAAAGGGTAGGCGTATATCGGTTGTTCTAGGCTTAAAGATTGAGAAGGTTTTATGGGATAGGAGCCTTAACCGTCTTAGAATTCACGGAATAGTTTGTGATGCCCCGGAGGATATTGGGGCTTTAGGTTCACATCATACGCTAAATATAACCCTGAATACTCCACTTACAATAATTAAAGAGCATTGGTTAAATCATCATATTGAGCAGCTGGAGAACGCGGCTTCAAGAAAAACGCCGCCAATAATAATCATATCAATAGATGATGAAGGATACTGTATTGCGGTTTTAAGGGGCTTTGGCTTGGACATAATAGCTGAAGAAGAGGTAAGCCTGCCTGGAAAATATGTGGAGGGTGAGCGCTTAAGGATAATTAACAATATGTTTAAGGCAGCTTTAACAGCCTTAAAAAACCTAATTAGCTTGGTGGATAATCCGTTAATCGTTATCGGATTAGGCTTCATTAAAGATGACTTCATGAGGTTTCTAAGGGAGAATGATCCAAATATCCATAGTAAAATTATTGACGTGAAGAGCGTGAATAGCTCTGGTAAAGCTGGAATTTATGAAGCTATGCGGTCAGGCATATTGTCCAAAGCCATTAAGCATGCCAGGATAATTGAAGAAACATCAGCTGTTGAGGAAGTTCTTAAACGCTTAGGCATGGGGAGAGGCGACGTAGCTTACGGGTTAAGTGAGGTTGAGAAAGCTAGCTCTCTAGGAGCCATTGAAGAAATATTAGTGACCGATGAAAAGCTTAGGGAATCCTCTGAGGAAGAAATAGCCACACTAGAGAATCTTATGCGTAATGTTGAATCTATGAATGGGAAAGTTAAAATAATTAGCGTCGAGCATGAGGCTGGGGCAAAATTGAGATCACTTGGCGGAGTGGCCGCCCTATTAAGGTTCCCAATAAAGACTAATAGAGTCTTATAG